CGGCTGCTCGATACGCACAATCTCCAGCACGTCTTCCAGCGTCACCGGCTCGAAGTAGAGGCGATCGGAGGTATCGTAATCGGTGGAGACGGTTTCCGGGTTACAGTTGACCATGATGGTTTCATAGCCGTCTTCACGCAGCGCCAGCGCCGCATGCACGCAGCAGTAGTCGAACTCGATGCCCTGACCGATACGGTTCGGCCCGCCGCCCAGCACCATTATCTTGTCGCGATCCTGATTCGGGTTGGCTTCACACTCATCATCATAGGTCGAGTACATATAGGCTGTGTCGGTGGCAAATTCCGCCGCACAGGTATCCACGCGCTTATACACCGGGTGCAAATTGTATTTCTGGCGCAGTTTGCGAATTTCACTCTCGGACACACCCGCCAGTTTCGCCAGACGCGCATCGGCAAAGCCCTTACGCTTCAGTAACCGCAGGAATTCCGGCGTCAGGCCATTCGCCCCTTGTTCAGCCACCTGCTCTTCCAGGCGCACCAGTTCTTCAATTTGCACCAGGAACCAGCGGTCGATGTTGGTCAGGTTGAACACGCCGTCAACCGACATCCCGGCGCGGAATGCATCCGCCAGATACCAGATACGCTCGCCACCGGCATCTTTCAGCTCGCGGCGAATTTTGGTCAGCGCTTCCGGGTCATCCAGGCTCACTTTCGGATCGAAACCGGTCGCGCCCACTTCCAGACCACGCAGCGCTTTTTGCAGCGACTCCTGCTGAGTACGGCCAATGGCCATCACCTCACCCACCGACTTCATCTGCGTGGTCAGACGATCGTTAGCGCCAGCGAATTTTTCAAAGTTAAAACGCGGGATTTTGGTGACAACATAGTCGATAGACGGCTCGAACGACGCCGGGGTGCGCCCGCCGGTAATGTCATTCATCAGCTCATCGAGCGTGTAACCCACCGCCAGCTTGGCGGCGATTTTGGCAATCGGAAAACCGGTTGCTTTGGAAGCCAGCGCAGAAGAGCGCGACACACGCGGGTTCATTTCGATAACGATCAGGCGGCCGGTTTTCGGGTTGACCGCAAACTGCACGTTGGAGCCGCCGGTTTCCACACCGATTTCACGCAGTACCGCCATCGAGGCGTTACGCATGATTTGGTACTCTTTATCGGTCAGCGTCTGTGCCGGAGCGACAGTGATGGAGTCACCGGTGTGAATGCCCATCGCATCCAGGTTTTCAATCGAGCAGACGATGATGCAGTTGTCATTCTTATCCCGCACCACTTCCATTTCATACTCTTTCCAGCCGATCAGCGATTCGTCGATCAGCAGTTCCTTGGTCGGCGACAGATCCAGCCCACGGGTACAAATCTCTTCGAATTCTTCGCGGTTATACGCGATACCGCCGCCGGTGCCGCCCATGGTAAAGGAAGGACGGATGATGCAGGGATAACCCACATCCGCCGCGACCGCCAGTGCCTCTTCCATGGTGTGTGCAATGCCGGAACGCGCCGTTTCCAGGCCGATTTTTTTCATCGCGATGTCGAAACGGCGACGATCTTCCGCTTTATCAATCGCATCGGCGGTAGCACCGATCATGGTCACACCGAATTCGGCCAGCACGCCCTGACGCTCCAGCTCCAGCGCGCAGTTCAACGCCGTCTGGCCACCCATGGTCGGCAACACCGCATCCGGGCGCTCTTTTTCGATAATTTTACGCACCACTTCCCAGTGAATCGGCTCGATGTAGGTGGCATCGGCCATCTCCGGGTCAGTCATGATAGTGGCCGGGTTAGAGTTCACCAGAATGACACGGTAGCCTTCTTCGCGCAGTGCCTTACACGCCTGAGCACCGGAATAGTCAAACTCACAGGCCTGGCCGATGACAATCGGGCCGGCACCGAGGATCAGGATACTTTTTATGTCTGTACGTTTTGGCATTTCTCGCTCCTGCGAACCCGTTTACTCACTGCTGCACTGGCGCTTTCGCCCTGTTCTTTTACCGCAGCGTGACTAAACGGGCTCCGATTATTTGGTGTTACGGTAAGACTCAATCAGTTCAATGAAGTGATCAAACAGCGGTGCGGCATCGTGCGGGCCGGGGCTCGCTTCCGGGTGCCCCTGAAAACTGAACGCTGCTTTATCGGTGCGGTGAATCCCCTGCAACGAACCGTCGAACAGCGATTTGTGCGTCGCGCGCAGCGTGGCGGGCAGCGACGTTTCATCGACCGCAAAGCCGTGGTTCTGGGCGGTTATCATCACGCGGTTGCCATCCAAGTCTTTCACCGGATGGTTGCCACCGTGGTGGCCGAATTTCATCTTGACGGTTTGCGCGCCGCTGGCGAGCGCCAGCAACTGGTGGCCCAGACAGATACCAAACACCGGAATATCGGTTTCCAGAAACGCTTTGATAGCCTCAATCGCGTAATCGCACGGTGCCGGGTCGCCGGGGCCATTGGAGAGGAAAATACCGTCCGGGTTGAGTTTCAGTACCTCATCAGCCGGGGTTTGCGCTGGCACAACCGTCAGGCGGCAGCCGCGATCCACCAGCATACGCAGGATGTTGCGCTTCACGCCGTAGTCATAGGCCACCACATGGTACGGCAGTTCACTCTCGTCTTTTGCTGCGGGCAATTCCCCTTCCAGCGTCCAACTGCCCTGTAACCAGGTATAGGGTGATTGTGTCGTCACCTCTTTGGCAAGATCCATCCCCTTAAGGCCAGGAAACGCTTTGGCTTTTTCCAGCGCCAGCGCCGCATCCGGCGCATCGCCCGCGATGATACAACCGTTCTGCGCGCCTTTTTCACGCAGCAAACGCGTCAGCTTGCGGGTATCGATATCGGCAATCGCCACAATGTTGTGACGTTTGAGGTAGTCAGACAGGCTTTCTTCACTGCGGTAGTTACTGGCAATCAGGGGCAAATCTCGAATAACCAGCCCTTGTGCATGAACAGCGGGAGATTCTTCATCGGCTTTGTTGGCACCGACATTGCCGATATGAGGATAAGTAAGAGTAACAATCTGGCGGGAATAGGAAGGATCAGTGAGGATTTCTTGATAACCGGTCATCGACGTATTGAAGACCACTTCCCCCACTGCCGCTCCCTCTGCCCCAATGGCCCGACCGTGGAATTGGGTTCCGTCTTCCAGAACCAACAGCGCTGACTTAATCAAAACACCCTCCAAGGAATAAAAAATCATGTTATTTGCATATTAATTCAGTTTCAAACGCTAAATCAATGCAAAAACCACCTGTAAGGCAAATTTTTGGCAAATTGCGCGCATTTTAATGATGCCCCCGTCCGTTGTCCACCCAAAGCGGCATTTTTTTAGGTATTTTATGGCTTCAAGACACAATTTCCAGCCACAGCGACAAAAACCCATATCAACTGGAAAAAGTAAACGGTTGCCAGCCATTATGAATCACAAAGTGATGAAAACTCCCGCACACCTGATTTAAAGAGCAAAAAACATACAGACAACCCCAACAAAACACAAAGAAAACCATGGAAAATGGCAATCTAAAAATAGAATTAAACTTAAATGCTATTTTTTGCATAAAAAAAATGGCATCCCTATAGATGCCATTTTTTTCAATGAATTATGAAAGTTTCTTTTAGAAGAAAAATCATAAATCATTTAACCCAAGCACATCTCTCATATCAAAAAGGCCGTGATTATGCGCACTTAACCACAATGCTGACCTGACAGCGCCATTTGCAAACGTCATACGGCTTGAGGCTTTATGGGTTATCTCAATGCGCTCGCCAATATCCGCAAACATGGCGGTGTGCTCACCGACGATATCGCCTGCGCGCACGGTAGCAAAACCGATACTCTGAGGATCGCGCTCGCCGGTATGCCCCTCACGGGCATAGACCGCACAATCCTTCAAATCACGCCCCAGCGCCCCGGCAATCGCTTCACCCATTGCCAGTGCCGTGCCTGATGGCGCATCCACTTTATGACGATGGTGCGCTTCAATGATTTCGATATCGGTATAATCGCCCATCACTTTGGCCGCTTTTTCCAGTAACTTCAGTAACAGGTTGACGCCAACGCTGAAATTCGCAGCAAACACAATACCGATATCAGCCGCTGCCTGCTGGATAGCCGCTTTGCCCTGGTCGTCAAACCCGGTGGTGCCAATCACCATCCCTTTACTGTGCTCACGGCAGAATGCCAGATGGTGAAGTGTGCCTTCAGGACGGGTGAAATCGATAAACACGTCAAAATCATCGACAACCGCATCCAGCGCGCTCTGTACCACGACACCGGTTTTTGCCACACCGGCCAGTTCCCCGGCGTCACAGCCAATCAGGGAAGAACCCTCGCGTTCCAGCGCCGCGCCCAGCACCACGCCTTCCATTTGTAACGCTGCCTGAATCAACTGCCGCCCCATGCGGCCACCCGCGCCCGCGATAGCGACGCGAACCTGTGCATCACGCATATTCATACTCTTTATCTGTTGAGGAGTGAGGAAATCGTCTCAGGTTAACCAGCCCGGCCCTGAGCCGCCAGCCGAAAATCTCCATAATTAGAAATTTACGACAGCAGCGGTGCGATATCAGTAAACGCCATAAGGCAAAGCGGCCCAATTAAGGCAGAGATGAAAGCATCTCAGACACCCAGTGACGAAAGCCGTCCACATCCAGCCCTACGGCAACCTGCGCATTCGCCGCTCTTTGCAGGCGATTGTCCAGATCCACCACCGTTGCCCCGGAGGTGTACTCTCCCTGTGTCTCAACCGTGGCAAAACAGCGCTGTAACCTGAACAACTCTGGCTTCACCAGCCAGGCAATCGCGCACAAATCATGCATTCGCAGACCACCGGTGATGCTGGCGCTGCGATAATGACTAAATAGCGCATGTAACATCGCGCCGGAGCGATTAAGTGCAGGCAGTGTCGCCAAATATTCAGGCGTCAGCACCGCCTGATGCGTGACATCCAGCCCACACATCACGATATCGATACCACTGTCAAACACGCGCCGCGCCGCTTCGGGATCAACGGCCATGTTAAATTCAGCACTCGGCGTGACATTGCCCCGCCCGCAAGAGCCGCCCATCATCACCAGCCGCGCAATACGCGAGCGACAATCAGGGTAGTGCATCAGCAGCAGCGCAATGTTGGTCAGCGGGCCAATGGTGACAAGCGTAACCGGCCTGTCGCTGTCGTTAAGGTATTGATAGATGGCCTGGAACGCAGGCTGGTTTAGTGCCTGACGACGCGGTGGTGCAAAATCATAGCCGCCCAATCCTGACTCGCCATGCACATCAGCGGCGCTCGATAATGGCCGCAACAAGGGGGCGGCGGCACCGGCTGCAACGGGAACGGTCGATTGCCAAAAATCGAGCAGTTGTAACGCATTGCGGGTCGTTTTATCGACGGTGACATTGCCTGCTACCGTGGTCAGTAAACGCAACTCCAGTTCAGGGCAAAACAGCGCAGCGGCAATGGCAACCGCATCGTCAATGCCAGGGTCGGTATCCAGAATTATCGCCAGCGGGGACATATCGTTCTCCAAAAAAATGCCAGACGATCTACACCGGCTGGCATTTTTATAATGGGGTTAACACGCAGTGGCTGCGTATCTCTTCAGTTGCGGGTTTATTCCACTTCGCGCACGTCTACACGCAGCTCTTTCGGTACTTCGAACACGATATTTTCTTCGCGCCCTTCCATCTCGAACGCTACCGCTCCACCAAGGCTCTGCAAGCGTTTTATCACTTGCTGCACCAGAATATCGGGTGCGGAAGCGCCAGCCGTGACGCCGACACAAGCCGCATTTTTTAGCCAGTGCTCCTGAATATCCTCGGCCGAATCAATCAGGAAAGAGGGCTTACCCACACGCTGTGACAGCTCCGCCAGCCGGTTGGAGTTAGAGGAATTTTTTGAACCGACCACCAGCACCACATCAGCCTGGGCGGCCAGATTGCGCACCGCCTCCTGGCGGTTGGTGGTGGCATAGCAAATGTCATCTTTACGCGGGCCGATAATCAGCGGGAAACGCGCCCGTAGCGCATCAATCACCGCTGAGGTGTCATCCACCGACAACGTGGTCTGCGTCATGAAACACAGGTTAGATTCATCCTTCACCCTGAGTTTCCAGACATCATCCGGCCCCTCAACCAGATACATGCCCCCTTTCGGGTTACTGTATTGCCCCATGGTGCCTTCCACTTCGGGGTGCCCGGCGTGGCCGATAAGAATCGCCTCCGTGCCTTTGCGGCTGGCACGCGCGACTTCCATGTGCACCTTGGTGACAAGCGGGCAGGTGGCATCAAACACCGTCAGATCGCGGTTTTTCGCTTCTGTTCTGACCGCCTGTGACACACCGTGAGCAGAGAAAATCAGAATGGCACCATCCGGCACATCTTCAATCTGCTCAATGAAAATCGCGCCACGCTCGCGCAACCCATCAACCACATAGCGG
This sequence is a window from Dickeya aquatica. Protein-coding genes within it:
- the carB gene encoding carbamoyl-phosphate synthase large subunit, with translation MPKRTDIKSILILGAGPIVIGQACEFDYSGAQACKALREEGYRVILVNSNPATIMTDPEMADATYIEPIHWEVVRKIIEKERPDAVLPTMGGQTALNCALELERQGVLAEFGVTMIGATADAIDKAEDRRRFDIAMKKIGLETARSGIAHTMEEALAVAADVGYPCIIRPSFTMGGTGGGIAYNREEFEEICTRGLDLSPTKELLIDESLIGWKEYEMEVVRDKNDNCIIVCSIENLDAMGIHTGDSITVAPAQTLTDKEYQIMRNASMAVLREIGVETGGSNVQFAVNPKTGRLIVIEMNPRVSRSSALASKATGFPIAKIAAKLAVGYTLDELMNDITGGRTPASFEPSIDYVVTKIPRFNFEKFAGANDRLTTQMKSVGEVMAIGRTQQESLQKALRGLEVGATGFDPKVSLDDPEALTKIRRELKDAGGERIWYLADAFRAGMSVDGVFNLTNIDRWFLVQIEELVRLEEQVAEQGANGLTPEFLRLLKRKGFADARLAKLAGVSESEIRKLRQKYNLHPVYKRVDTCAAEFATDTAYMYSTYDDECEANPNQDRDKIMVLGGGPNRIGQGIEFDYCCVHAALALREDGYETIMVNCNPETVSTDYDTSDRLYFEPVTLEDVLEIVRIEQPKGVIVQYGGQTPLKLARQLEAAGVPVIGTSPDAIDRAEDRERFQQAVNRLGLKQPANATVSTIDQAVEKAVNIGYPLVVRPSYVLGGRAMEIVYDEVDLRRYFQTAVSVSNDAPVLLDRFLDDAVEVDVDAICDGERVLIGGIMEHIEQAGVHSGDSACSLPAYTLSKEIQDVMRQQVEKLAFELSVRGLMNVQFAVKNNEVYLIEVNPRAARTVPFVSKATGVPLAKVAARVMVGQTLAQQGVTKEVIPPYYSVKEVVLPFNKFPGVDPILGPEMRSTGEVMGVGRTFAEAFAKAMLGSNSPMKQTGRALLSVREGDKARVVDLAAKLLKHGFELDATHGTAVVLGEAGINPRLVNKVHEGRPHIQDRIKNGEYTYIVNTTAGRQAIEDSKLIRRSALQYKVHYDTTMNGGFATAMSLNADPTEQVISVQEMHARIRG
- the carA gene encoding glutamine-hydrolyzing carbamoyl-phosphate synthase small subunit, whose amino-acid sequence is MIKSALLVLEDGTQFHGRAIGAEGAAVGEVVFNTSMTGYQEILTDPSYSRQIVTLTYPHIGNVGANKADEESPAVHAQGLVIRDLPLIASNYRSEESLSDYLKRHNIVAIADIDTRKLTRLLREKGAQNGCIIAGDAPDAALALEKAKAFPGLKGMDLAKEVTTQSPYTWLQGSWTLEGELPAAKDESELPYHVVAYDYGVKRNILRMLVDRGCRLTVVPAQTPADEVLKLNPDGIFLSNGPGDPAPCDYAIEAIKAFLETDIPVFGICLGHQLLALASGAQTVKMKFGHHGGNHPVKDLDGNRVMITAQNHGFAVDETSLPATLRATHKSLFDGSLQGIHRTDKAAFSFQGHPEASPGPHDAAPLFDHFIELIESYRNTK
- the dapB gene encoding 4-hydroxy-tetrahydrodipicolinate reductase, producing MRDAQVRVAIAGAGGRMGRQLIQAALQMEGVVLGAALEREGSSLIGCDAGELAGVAKTGVVVQSALDAVVDDFDVFIDFTRPEGTLHHLAFCREHSKGMVIGTTGFDDQGKAAIQQAAADIGIVFAANFSVGVNLLLKLLEKAAKVMGDYTDIEIIEAHHRHKVDAPSGTALAMGEAIAGALGRDLKDCAVYAREGHTGERDPQSIGFATVRAGDIVGEHTAMFADIGERIEITHKASSRMTFANGAVRSALWLSAHNHGLFDMRDVLGLNDL
- the rihC gene encoding ribonucleoside hydrolase RihC, producing the protein MSPLAIILDTDPGIDDAVAIAAALFCPELELRLLTTVAGNVTVDKTTRNALQLLDFWQSTVPVAAGAAAPLLRPLSSAADVHGESGLGGYDFAPPRRQALNQPAFQAIYQYLNDSDRPVTLVTIGPLTNIALLLMHYPDCRSRIARLVMMGGSCGRGNVTPSAEFNMAVDPEAARRVFDSGIDIVMCGLDVTHQAVLTPEYLATLPALNRSGAMLHALFSHYRSASITGGLRMHDLCAIAWLVKPELFRLQRCFATVETQGEYTSGATVVDLDNRLQRAANAQVAVGLDVDGFRHWVSEMLSSLP
- the ispH gene encoding 4-hydroxy-3-methylbut-2-enyl diphosphate reductase, translated to MKILLANPRGFCAGVDRAISIVERALEVYGAPIYVRHEVVHNRYVVDGLRERGAIFIEQIEDVPDGAILIFSAHGVSQAVRTEAKNRDLTVFDATCPLVTKVHMEVARASRKGTEAILIGHAGHPEVEGTMGQYSNPKGGMYLVEGPDDVWKLRVKDESNLCFMTQTTLSVDDTSAVIDALRARFPLIIGPRKDDICYATTNRQEAVRNLAAQADVVLVVGSKNSSNSNRLAELSQRVGKPSFLIDSAEDIQEHWLKNAACVGVTAGASAPDILVQQVIKRLQSLGGAVAFEMEGREENIVFEVPKELRVDVREVE